A part of Mycolicibacterium sp. TUM20985 genomic DNA contains:
- a CDS encoding PNPOx family protein, with amino-acid sequence MATSAPQTRNPRDLHRARRTVYLAAGVAAVIVATGYPFLGVIAIAICALFAVSFLPWRLTTYGRPADPPPLIVPYLVAVILFMIHVGEEYLTDIWDAFSRLGQPMSERTFFLVAATIAPIFWLLGLILLYRRTEIGNWITWVFVVAMAVVEASHFMFPYLDTGHFGYFPGLYTCLLPVAAGWHLGLRLYRANEPPRAARAKPAFLWLLKHTLNRATSRAARTGRSPFSLVRHVGRKTGTAYETPLIVARVPDGFVAELTYGPDVSWYRNVVAAGGCEIVVKGTDYHIAGIEPYPAEAGIRAFGYPAAFILKVFRRTEFRLLKTATRPAEPETP; translated from the coding sequence ATGGCCACCTCGGCTCCGCAAACGCGCAACCCACGCGACCTCCATCGAGCACGGCGGACCGTTTACCTTGCCGCTGGTGTCGCCGCCGTCATCGTTGCGACGGGTTACCCATTCCTCGGGGTGATCGCGATCGCGATCTGCGCCCTGTTTGCGGTCAGCTTCCTGCCATGGCGACTAACCACCTACGGCCGCCCCGCCGATCCGCCGCCCCTAATCGTGCCCTACCTAGTCGCTGTAATCCTCTTCATGATTCATGTCGGCGAGGAGTACCTCACCGACATATGGGATGCCTTCTCCAGGCTCGGCCAACCGATGTCGGAGCGCACGTTCTTCCTCGTCGCAGCCACCATCGCGCCGATCTTCTGGCTACTCGGCCTGATCCTGCTTTACCGACGAACGGAAATCGGCAATTGGATCACGTGGGTATTCGTCGTGGCCATGGCTGTCGTCGAGGCGTCCCACTTCATGTTCCCGTACCTGGACACCGGCCACTTCGGCTACTTTCCCGGCCTGTACACGTGTTTGCTACCGGTGGCCGCCGGCTGGCACCTCGGACTCCGGCTCTACCGCGCCAACGAACCACCGCGCGCAGCACGCGCCAAGCCCGCCTTCCTGTGGCTGCTCAAACACACCCTCAACCGAGCGACGAGCCGGGCGGCGCGCACCGGCCGTAGCCCGTTCTCCCTTGTCCGCCACGTCGGCCGCAAGACCGGCACGGCCTATGAAACCCCGCTCATCGTGGCCCGCGTCCCCGACGGCTTCGTCGCTGAACTCACCTACGGGCCCGATGTCTCCTGGTATCGCAACGTCGTCGCGGCCGGAGGCTGCGAGATCGTCGTGAAGGGCACTGACTATCACATCGCGGGCATCGAGCCCTACCCCGCCGAGGCCGGTATCCGCGCCTTCGGATACCCAGCGGCGTTCATCTTGAAAGTGTTTCGCCGCACCGAGTTCCGGCTCCTGAAAACAGCGACGCGGCCGGCGGAACCGGAGACACCATGA